Proteins from a single region of Argiope bruennichi chromosome 6, qqArgBrue1.1, whole genome shotgun sequence:
- the LOC129972680 gene encoding uncharacterized protein LOC129972680 isoform X2, with translation MHLKFTIAVLSLFVVLKLTKTKYISKSTDDVYNERSEILTSAAADEAESTSEPFSDDPTSTKSNGIIEPEISWKDYFKNLNKTNGEADESKGFWPFFPYIVFAVVVLGLVFRCFYKDKSAFSGGQVRTTSKRKFQFY, from the exons ATGCATCTAAAGTTTACGATAGCTGTTCTAAGCCTTTTTGTggttttaaaattgacaaaaacgAAATACATTTCTAAATCTACAGATG ATGTTTATAACGAACGATCTGAAATATTAACCAGTGCAGCGGCTGATGAAGCAGAATCGACATCAGAGCCATTTTCTGATGACCCTACTTCTACAAAATCTAATGGCATCATCGAACCCGAAATATCatggaaagattattttaaaaatctcaataaaaCAAACGGAGAAGCAGATGAATCCAAGGGGTTTTGGCCATTCTTTCCCTATATTGTCTTTGCGGTGGTGGTTCTAGGCCTAGT atttagatGCTTCTACAAGGACAAATCAGCTTTCAGTGGAGGTCAAGTCAGAACtacttctaaaagaaaattccaattctactaa
- the LOC129972680 gene encoding uncharacterized protein LOC129972680 isoform X1 → MHLKFTIAVLSLFVVLKLTKTKYISKSTDDVYNERSEILTSAAADEAESTSEPFSDDPTSTKSNGIIEPEISWKDYFKNLNKTNGEADESKGFWPFFPYIVFAVVVLGLVYVVKMFLDFMKFCAKFYQKLPPKFASKQIQTCDVEFVKSSNIQTNL, encoded by the exons ATGCATCTAAAGTTTACGATAGCTGTTCTAAGCCTTTTTGTggttttaaaattgacaaaaacgAAATACATTTCTAAATCTACAGATG ATGTTTATAACGAACGATCTGAAATATTAACCAGTGCAGCGGCTGATGAAGCAGAATCGACATCAGAGCCATTTTCTGATGACCCTACTTCTACAAAATCTAATGGCATCATCGAACCCGAAATATCatggaaagattattttaaaaatctcaataaaaCAAACGGAGAAGCAGATGAATCCAAGGGGTTTTGGCCATTCTTTCCCTATATTGTCTTTGCGGTGGTGGTTCTAGGCCTAGTGTACGTGGTGAAGATGTTTttggattttatgaaattttgtgccAAGTTTTATCAAAAGCTACCGCCAAAATTTGCTTCAAAACAAATACAAACATGTGATGTTGAATTTGTAAAATCGAGTAACATTCAAAcaaatctttga